A window of the Loxodonta africana isolate mLoxAfr1 chromosome 3, mLoxAfr1.hap2, whole genome shotgun sequence genome harbors these coding sequences:
- the LOC100654797 gene encoding olfactory receptor 7E178-like, with protein MEPQNLTDVSEFLLLGLSEDPGLQPLLFGLFLSMYLITVTGNLLIILTVTSDSHFHTPMYFFVSNLSLADIGLISTTVPKMLVNIKTQSKSITYEGCLIQMTFFYLFGCLDDLLLTVMAYDRFVAICHPLHYTVIMNPRHCGLLVLVSFFISLFDFQVHISMVSQLNFCTDVEIPHFFCDPTQLFSLACSDTSISIILVYCIGVIFGGVPFSGILFSYSRIVSSILRVSSSGGKYKAFSTCASHLSVVCLFYGTGLGVYLSSAVSSSPRKYAVSSVMYTVVTPMLNPFIYSLRNRDIKRALLRLLSRTA; from the coding sequence ATGGAGCCACAGAATCTAACAGATGTCTCAGAATTCCTCCTCTTGGGCCTCTCTGAGGATCCAGGACTGCAGCCCCTCCTCTTTGGGCTGTTCCTGTCCATGTACCTGATCACTGTGACTGGGAATCTGCTCATCATCCTGACTGTCACCTCTGACTCCCAtttccacacccccatgtacttcttcgtCTCCAACCTGTCCTTGGCTGACATTGGTTTAATTTCCACCACAGTCCCAAAGATGCTAGTGAACATCAAGACTCAGAGCAAATCCATCACCTATGAGGGCTGCCTGATACAAATGACCTTTTTTTACCTCTTTGGATGTCTGGACGATCTGCTCCTCACTGTGATGGCTTATGACCGGTTTGTGGCCATCTGTCACCCACTGCACTACACAGTCATCATGAACCCTCGCCACTGTGGCTTGCTAGTTTTGGTGTCCTTTTTCATCAGCCTTTTTGACTTCCAGGTGCACATTTCAATGGTGTCGCAACTTAACTTCTGCACAGATGTGGAAATCCCTCATTTCTTCTGTGACCCTACTCAACTCTTTAGCCTTGCATGTTCTGACACCTCCATCAGTATCATATTAGTGTATTGTATTGGTGTCATCTTTGGTGGTGTTCCATTCTCAGGGATCCTTTTCTCTTACAGTCGAATTGTTTCCTCCATTCTGAGAGTCTCATCTTCAGGTGGGAAGTATAAAGCCTTTTCCACCTGTGCCTCTCACCTGTCAGTCGTTTGCTTATTTTATGGAACAGGCCTTGGAGTGTACCTCAGTTCAGCTGTCTCATCTTCTCCCAGGAAGTATGCAGTGTCCTCAGTGATGTACACTGTGGTGAcccccatgctgaaccccttcatctacagcctgaggaacagggACATCAAGAGGGCCCTGTTGAGGCTCCTTAGCAGAACAGCCTAA